In Halomicrobium zhouii, the sequence CGTCAAGTAGCAACTCTGCAAGGTCGCGGCCAGGGCTCGCCGAGGTGAACCCATCAGTATCCGTGAATGGGTACCGGAATAGTGACAACCGCGGTAAATCCGCAAGTACCTGTGCTGGCTCCGGCGGCGTCGGTGGTTGGTCGGGCCGCTCGATCTCCAAGATTCTCTTAACATCCACGTTGTCGGAGACAGGTGCCTCAGAAGAATTCCGGAGTAACTCAGTAATAATCTGCTGGTATTCGCCGATCTCAGATGATTCAACTGCGTCCTCTATCTGTTGTCGGCGGTCGTCGTCGGAAAGAATCTGATTGTAGGCGTCCAGCAGCATCAGGACGCTGCGGCCTCTGGAGAACCGTGCCTCGATGCGATGGTTGTTCAGGACAGAGCGGATGGCGAACTGATCACCGCGCTGCAGAATCGATTTCAGTCCGACACCTTTCTCGCCGATGGCGCCCTTATCCCTGGCTTTCTTCGAGCGGCCGAGCCCCGTAACCGCCTCGAAGACACCTTCGTCGTGTAGTTGGAACGGGCGGCCCGTGTTCGCGACGAGGAGGGCCTCCGGCGTGACGAGTACTGCTACGGATTGGGTTTCGGGAGTCGTCTCGTCGTCGCGAATCGCGTCTCTTGCGTTCTGAATCAGTTCGAGGACTGTTCGGTTCTCGTGTGTGGCGGCGACAACCTGGTCACCGATTCCGAGATCGCCTTCCTTGCTCCACCGCGTTTCGTTAGTCAGTTCAGCAATTAGCTCACTGTTTTCGTCACTGCACTTGTCGGCAAGTTGTTCTGAAGGTGTGTTAGTACTCACGGAGATTCTATTCCTGATCACCAGACACTATCCGCTTTCCAATAAAATGTGGCGGCCGAATACGAAATCGAGAGTGTCGAAACTGATTTGGCCCCGTTTGGAACGGCTGATGTGTACTTCTGCGGCCAGCCATCCATCCTCGCTAGCACCAACGAGGACGGGCAGCACCAACTGATGGACCGGTTGCTCATGGACGCGCCCACTGATGTCCGCACCGACGAGGATATCCGGCGTCTCGAAGACTGCACCATCGGCGTGTATCGATCCCGTGATTGCGGCACCATCGAGCAGAAGCGGCACCTCAACGGTGGCCTTCGTAAGGACGACATCGTCATCGATGACCGCGCCTCAACCATCGATGGGCTCACCAGTCGCCGTCGTGGTGGTCTCGTCCTGAAGATCGAGGCTAGGAAGCCGTCCCCCCGCAAATACCAAGGCTGCATCGCTGTCCGTGAGTGTCTGCAGGAATTGATCGGTGATCCGTCTGTACTAAACGATTCGTCGTCGTCCGCCTAGCCGACCAGGACCTGATCCACCGGCCACGAAAAGAGCCCGTCGGCGACACCGCCTTCCACACTGTGCCGCTGTCCGGGGTACGAGGACTTTATCAAAACCATAATCTCGGTCGAGCAGAACACCAGTACAAAGCCTGCGAAGAGTGCGATGATCGGGTCGCGCGGTCAGGTTGAAGATTCTCCACATATCTGCGCTCAGGCAGGCGTGCAACCGCCGGCTGGCCCACGATACAAAAACCATAATGAGATGAGGCATCCAAAGGGGACTCGGTACCACTGAGCCGAACTATCAAAGGCGGCCGCTCGATAATCTTAGCTCGATGATTTCAGCACTGAGTTCCTATGTGCACTCCCTCTTGTAACCTATATGTAGCTATCCAATTATATTACCACCATTAGTTATTTCTCGTTGTCCAAGGAGTCTTACGTGTGACCCAGCTTTCTCAAGATCATCGATTGGAGGAGTTCGAAACCTCCTCGGGAACAATCCTCGAAGCATTAGATATTACTGACGAATCTTGGTTTCAAGTTATCAAAAATCGGTCCTTCAGAGTCCCGGAATACCAAAGAAATTACTCTTGGGGGGATACTCAACGAGACGAATTCTGGTCAACGTTAAAACGAAATTTTGTCGATCTTGGACCGCTTCCTTCTGATCTTGATGAGATGGATCTTTCAGGCCTGTACATGGGGGCAGTATACATCGCTGTTCCAGGACCGGAAGACGAGCAAGAAAAACTCGATATCGTCGATGGACAACAGCGTTTTGCTTCCTTCCAACTATTGATTAAGGCCCTCAATGACAACATCCTTAGTCTAAAAGAAGAGGCTCGAGATCAAGGAAAACATGATCTCGTTTCGGAGCTTACGGAGGTAGAGGTAAAACTCGAAAAGGGATACTCTGGGACCGAACCCTCAGTAAAACTGAATTCAGAAGACCGGGAATTTTTCGCAGCATTAGCAGCATATCCAGAAAACTGGTACATTGATGTCCGTGATTTTCTAGTTGACCAGATTGATAAACACCCAGACATAACAGGCAGAAACCGACCTAGGGCTAAGACTATTGAGGAACTCGCTGAGGCTATTCAAGAACCGATCCAATTCAACGGAGATGACAATCTCACAGACGATTCGGCATTTGAAGCCGATAAGGATGGAGACGAAGATGCGAAACTCGGGAAACACGTCCGGTTCCTCAATTCGCACGAACGAATGTTGGAGGCATACAGTGAAGCCTACGAGTTGATAGAGACTCTCCAAGATGAAGAGACAAATGGAGAGCTGGCTCAACGAGCTTATATTACGATGAACTTTTCCTCTTTCGTTCTTCATGCGATTGCGGTCGATCGGTGTTTAATTACGGAGCCGAACCCCGACCTGCGGCTTGACATTTTCCAATCGATAAACGACAAGGGGCTCGCATTACACGATGTAGACAAAATTAGAGCTCGAATCAAACACCGTCTAGTTGGCTCAGGATCAAGTGGGGTAATGGAGGAATGGCGGGAAACACTTGCTCGGTTTGATGGTGACAAAGATGATATTAAAGAGATGCTGAAGTACTTTGTCGCTGCAAAAGAAGACAGCGTGAATAAGATTTCGGAAGCAAACAATGCAGTCATGCAAGTCTTTGACCGGTCCACACCAGAGAGGTCGAATGTCACACCATTGCTGACGCAGGATAATGCTGAAAACCTCGTGACCGAAGTCTCAACGTATTCCAAGTACTATGATGATCTCTATCAGTGTGAGTTCAACCACTTTGACCGATCGATTGATGATAACAATCGGAAAGAAGTAAAACGGATACTCAACCGTGTAGGCAAAAAAATTGAAGCAGAACAGTGGCAGGCACTTGGTCCGTTTGTGTATATGATGGTAGACCAAGGTGCACCGGAGGACTATGACGAAGAAGATATTGGGAATTTCTTATTTGAGGTGTTTGATGCCATTGAGGTTCTTACCCTCCGGCAATCGATTAGCGACCACAGTGGGGAAGCTATCGAGGGAGTCTATGTCAACGCTGTCCAAAACTTCAATAATCGGTCTTCGGATCAATTCGACGCCACCAAGATTGTCTTAGACATTGTCGAGGATGCGAGCAATCAGACAGAGGACCTCTTCGAAGATGGAATGATTTATCATGCCGTAAAGAACCGTAATTGGACTTCTAGTGACCTAGGGCGGTGTATCCTTCAACGTACGACAAGTAGATATCTTAAGGAAGAAGATATGGGACTCGAGGTTCGAGACTACTCAGATGTCGATGTTGAGCACATTCTTCCACAAACACCTATCTCCGATGAGGCAGGGAGAAGTGCCTCAAGTTCGGAACCCGGGAAATATGCCTGGTTAGACTACTTCTTCCGGGTTAACGAGACTGATGAAGACTCACAGATCGCACAGGCTATAAAAGTACTAAAGGATCAAAGTATCTCGTCTCTACAGGCAAGCGATGTAGATTCGGACGATCTTGGAGATGAGGTTAACGAAGATGAGATACTAAACATCCAAGAGGAGGTATTCAAGCGATTCGTCGATGATATCGCAAATCTTCTAATTCTAGTTAATCAGGACAACCAAGAGTTAGGGAACAAACTTCTCTCCAAAAAATTACCTGTGTACTGGAGGGATACCTATATCAAAGTAATTATCAATGATTTCTTTAGCAATGAAGAGAATTCGCCGTTTATCGAATCGGAATATGTCAATCTTGATACGGGTGATGTCGACGAGATCAGGGGGGAGGATCACCTTTCCGACGATATTGCAGAGCAAGTGGATCGTTCGTGGACTTACGAAGTAATGTTTGAGCGTAAGGTGGACATGGTTCACCAGATATTGAAACGACTTACGTTCAATCTTGAGCCAGATAGCTCGGGTGGAGACAGAGATGAATCCGTTGGGGTCGACAAAAGCGAGTTCGATGGGCTCAGAGACCAAATTAAAGCTGCCGTAGACGATGATCGTGAACGGCGAATATCCCGTCGGAACTTCTAACATCATCTCTTATTAGAGAACAAAGGCACGATGGACACCGACGTCTACCTAACACCGAACAGGAAATAAGGATGGCTCGAGAACTTCCCGTCACCTGCTGGATTCCGTCATAGGTGGGTCAATCTCGACAATTGCGAGGCATCGACAAAATCGAGATCGGCGGCGAGTTGGATGGTGCTGGGCGAACGCCAGATCGAAGAAATTCTGACATAGAATCGATGAACCATTACTTATTTGCGGAGGAGCGGCCGGTTAGAGGTTCTCTAAGTATCCGCGCCGCTGTTCCAGTTTCACCTCCTCAGAACGCTTGTCGTAGTGCTTGTCGAGGATGTCGCGGCTGACGTTCATCCTGTCGCCGATGACCTCGACGGGGACGTCTTTGGTCAGTGCGTGCGTGATACTCCCGCGGCGGATCGCGTGTGGACTCACGGCTTCCCCGCACTTTTCGCTCTCCGTGCCAGCACATTCGGGACACGGTTCACCTCTGAAGCACGGTGAGGTCACGCGATAGACGCACCTCCGCATCGCGGTTTTCGAGAGGCGACCGTAGCGACTGGTAAACAGCGGCTCCCGGCCGGCGTCGTCGGTGTTCTCGATCCGAATGTTCTCGATGTACTGGGAGAGAACTTCCGCTAGATTCGACGTAATCGCGACGGGGCGCTCGCCGTTCGCGCCGTTCTTCAAGTGTGTCCCCTGGTCGGGCCGGTGAACGATCTCGATCGCTTCCTCTTCGAGGTGGAGGTCGCCGAGGTCGAGCGAGTTAGCACCGCCGAGTCGCATCCCGGTCTCCCAGAGCAACGCAAACAGGGCGTGGTCGAGCGACGCGTAGTTGAACGTCGAGAGGTGGTCTAGGATCTCCGAGGCCGGCTCGGACGACAGCGTCTCGTCTCGCCGCTCTTCCGCGGGCGTGACTCGCGGGACCATCACCTTGTCGTAGAGATTCGCGGCGACGGCTTCGATGGAGCCGGCCCACTTGAGGAATACCCTGATGGTACTCATCTGCTGATTCAGTGTGATCTTCGCGAGGTCGCCGGTGTCCTCCCGCCAAAGGCGGTATCGCTGAATGCTCCGGCCGGTCAGGGCGTTCATGTTGTCGATGTCGTTCAGGTCGCACCACTCGACGAACGGCTTCGTCCGGTAGCGGTGGGCCTGGACGGTCTTCACCGAGTACTGGCTCGCCTTGTGGTCGAGAAACAGTTCCTGTGCTTCGCGCGGTTCGATGGGTTCGAGATCTGTGGGGTTCGTGCTCATGGTAGTCACGGAACCCCGCGAAACAGGCTGGCGCGCGCGAACCCGGAAGTGAAGGGATCGTACGGGGTGGGAAGATGTCCCGCCCGGACCCACTCAGTTGACGGATGGACCTATTCTGATATATTGGCAGATAGCGGACTGAATTTGGTTCACGAGGTCAAAAAACAAGGCTCGCTGGGTCTCGTTACCTACTACGTATTAGCGTTCGTTATGCTGGGCTTGCAAGATTATTTAGTTACTCCCATCCGAATATGGATTCGTACTCAGCGTGTACATCGAGGATGCGCCGAACGCTCTCAGCCGGGTTCTTCGTGCGCAGCTCATCGAATTTTTGCACTTCTTCTCTGACTATACCGCGTGACACGTCGGCGTCGGACATCAGGAGCTCCACCCACACACGAGTCTCCTTGACTGAAAGTGAGTGCCCAGTTGCGATGATGCAATCATATGCGGCTCGGACATCGTCCGTTTTGTTGAACACTCTTTGCAGTTCAGCGATAGCTGAATACGAGAGTCCGTCTTCCTCATACTCCCGTTCAGGAAACATCTCGTAAACACTCTCTGAACGCTCGATTTGAAGGGCGCTTGCCCCCTTGACCTCAGTTTTCTCGGCAATCTCCTCGTAGGAGAGTCCGGACTTGACTCGAGCCCTGCGGAAGATCCGTCCCCACTCCCACTTCTGCGTGACGCCCATGTAATCGTCTTTGACCTCCTGAATTTGTTGCGCTAGTTGCTCAAATGAAACCTCTGCTGTGTCGTCGAATAAAGGGTCAGAATATTCTTGGTCCGTAGCCTGTCGAGTCTCTAAGGTCCTGTGATGGGTACAGCGTACTTGCTGCTGCCCGACATCTGTGACACTACAGTTGACAACGAGTGCTTCGTCTGGAGCCCCTTCAATACAAACACGCCGCCCATCTACGAGGCTCGTTTCACCGCTTCGCAGTCCACCGAAGGTCAACTGGTCACCTCTGTCGATGGAATCAAAGCCAAACAGTTTCTGATGCACCTTGATGAAGCGCACCCCTGGACCAAGGTCTTCAGTACTGGGAGTGATGAGCGATCGATCGCGAAACTGGTGGAAATATTCGTAGCCATAGGCAGAGTCGTCGTGCGCGACGATGATTTGGTGGTCGTCTTTGAGGCCCAACCAGCCTGAATCGAACCCCCAGTGACAGCGCCGGCACAGTAGCAATCCGTTCATCTCCCTATCTGGGCCTCCATGCTGGGCCGGGTGAATGTGTGCAGCTTCAGTCTCCGGGTGCCCAAACGGAGATTCGTGCCGTTGGCGGCATATCGCACAACGGTTCGAGTATAAGTCCCGAAGGTTCTGCCTCGTGTTGGAGGAGAACTCTTCTGAATACCTACTAACCGTCCAGTCTCCAGCCATACGCCACCCCAAGAACCCGACAGTTCATATATTGCTCGAGGACGTTCCCGACCGAATCACCAATCCCGCTACCACTTTGATGTATTGGTAGATAACGGAATTGCAATCCAAAGGAGGGGCTGCTCTAACTGTCGTGGCTGCGCGCGCAGCGGAGCGAGCACGGAGCGGAGGGCGGGGAGGTGGGGTCTGGGTCAGTCTGGCACAAGAAAAAAGAAACCGCGCTAGTCGCCTACTTCACCACTGTCCCCGTTCCGGGAAGTGGACTTCCGACCAGCCCGTGAGCGCTATCGAGCAACGGCCCTGGTACCAGTTCTTCGCTGCCGCCCTGAATCGCACCCGCTTTCCCTTCATGAATAATGGCTTGTCAGAACCTCCGCAAAAGGCGCTTGTAGAAACAGGAAATGGGTGAGTTGTTTCGGTAGACAACAGATTACGGATCAGAATTTCGACGAACTAGAGATCCGTAATCCAGTCTGTTTTAGAGATGTCGAGTGTCTGGTCGTAGAGGCGCGATCCGCTCCCAGATAATGTGGTGAACGGTACAGACCGTGACGAGATTGCTCAAGCTATTCGCTCGCTGGAAATCTACTGACCCACAAGACCGTTCGAAGCTGGCTAATGGTACGATGTGATGCACATGAATATCGTGTCCGAATCGCTCGATGTGTGACTCGCGGGTTGTGCTACATTCTGGGGTTTGACAAATGAAGTCATCTCGCTGGATCGCTTTCTCCCGTAGCCGATTCCAGTTCGGACCGTAGTACTGATTATCTCGGCCACCCCTCCAACGTGGATTATCCTCTCCTGAGGGCCATCCTCGGGGTTCGAACCCCGCCTCTCTCACAGCGTCGTGCCACCCATCAAATTCTCGAAAGTAGCCCCGAACAGAGTACTTGCCCCGGTCTTTCAGATCGTTCGTTGATGGGGGATGACCAAGAACATCTGAAAGTCGTCGGATTTCGGCCAAGAGGTCTTCTCGCGGAATCTGTTTGATCTTATTGGGCTTGTACCCAGCAGCCACTAGGGCATCATTCCACGAACCAAACTTCGACTGAGCAACGTCGACAGAATACTGTCCTTCGGAACTCATATCCGCTACCGTAGGGACCTGCCCCAGTTCTGCAGCTACCCTCTGAATCTCCTGGATTATATCATCTCGCGAGAGCTCATGATAATGGACAGGTGTTAACCCGGCAGCTCGGAGGCCGGCGTTCCACGAACCAAATCTCTTCCTTACTGTCATTGGTGAGTATCGACCTTCTCGATCCATATCCTCCGAAGTTGGAACCCGACCTATTTCGTCGAACAGACGCTGGACCTCGGCAATCAGTTCATCTCGTTCGATTTTGATCCGATGGCCGTTTTTGTGACCACCGAATTTCGCGGGTGTTTCGAACGTCTCTCCACAGATGTCACATTGATAGCGAGCATTTTCTGGCGTCATTTCATTCTCGAGGGCACGAAGTGACGCCCTCGGTCCTTGAGGGCGAGAAAAAACAGATGGCAGAACGAGCAACTGACCATTAAATCGGTTAACGGTTAGAGAAGATTATCCGGCAATATCCGGCTAACACTAACGAGAAACGACCTTCGCACTCCTCTACGGGAGAATGCGAATTCCAACCTTATGGGGGTGGTTCGTGACCTACCTCCACCACTGCCCCCGTTCCGGGAAATGTACTTCCGACCAGCCCGTAAGCGCTATCGAGCAACGGCCCTGGTACCAGTTCTTCGCTGCCGCCCTGAATCGGACGCGTTCACCTTCCTCGACCATCGGCTGCGCGCTCTTTTTCCAGCTGGTGAACTTGGTTCGTCCGCTCTCGTCTTCGATCAGCCCGACCTGCCGAATCGCTCGGGAGGAGGGTGTCCAAAGTTGGGTAACGCGCCCCTCAACGGTCACCTCGCTGCGATCGACGTTCTCTATCTGGTCGATCGGCACGATGACACCTGCTTCGTCGCGAATCAACTCGATTACCTCGACGACTGCGTCCAGGACGTCCATTCCATCTGCGATCCGCTCGGCTAACTGCCGCGATATCGCCGCTCTCGTCATACCACCGTGTTCCTCCGTCAACCTCGCCGCCTGCTCGTTCACCGTCGAGAGTTCCGCCTGTGTGAGTTCCGCCCGGGGATCTTTCCGGTCCGGGTCAGCCCACTGGTCCACGCCCGCTCGTCGATGCTCGAACTCCTGCCGTCGTTCCACGCTACCCGCCTTCGCCAGCTGACGCGATCGTCCTTCCCGGCTCGATTCTTGCCGACTGTCCCACCGCTCGTGGGTTCGTTCGATCTCCCACTCTCTCGCTGCCAGCTTCTCTTCCGCCGCCAGCGTCAACCCCGTCCGTCCAGCGTCCGGGTGATTCGTGTCGACCTTCCCCTGTTTCTCCTGTTCGACCGACCGCCGCAGTTCCGGCTCTTCGGAAACCGCATCGTCGGGCTCTCGTTGTTCAACCAATTCTTCAAGTCGAATGGCGTTGTTAGTGTTCATTGGAATCAGCCTGATTCCGAAGGCGCTCTGCGCCACCACCGCGATGCGACCACATCGCGGTTTTCCGACGTCGACGACCGACAGACACGTCTGCGCGTCTCGCTCGCGCCTTCGCGAGCGCCCCTGGGCGCGAGCGAGACGCGCTGTCGAGGCAGAACAAACCAGCCACGCGCGCCGACCCACCCGGAGCGAGCGGCCAGCACACAAGCCGGTTTCGCGTCCGTCGACCGCAGGGAGACGCAACCGAAAGCGCGCTTGGTGCTGGCGCGAGGGCACATTCACTTTAGCCCGGAACGGCGCGAAGCGCCGCACGCCCGGAATGGTCGGTCGCGAGCGACGCGGAGGGTGGCAGCGGCGAGCGGGGCGAGCCGTCAACCAACCCGACCAAACCACCCGATCCGCCGACCGACCAACCGCCGTCCTGGTGGACAGAAAGGGCGAGGCCGCCTCGGTCGTCCCCCGGCCCCGTAAGCACCGAAGCGAAGCGAGGAGCGCAGCGTGGGTCGCGGGATGCCGAGCGGCCGAGGGCTTTCGAGACGGTCTCGACCACCACAAATATTATTCCCAGCCATCACGAACACAGTCTATGCACCACACACCGCCGGTGCGACAGGTGACTGCGCGCACGACCAGCGCTTGCCTCGTTCTCTCGTAGCTCGTCACAGCGCCGGCGGGTGTATCGCCTTCACATCGAGTAGCGCCGCCGCTGTCACCGACCCACATGCAGACCACCGAGTACGAACTCCGCGACCGAATCGACCAGCTAGCCAACTACCGCGGCGAGGGCACCGAACTCGTCACCGTCGCTGTCCCGCCAGACAAGTCACTCCGAACAGTCCGCGAACGCATCGACC encodes:
- a CDS encoding DUF262 domain-containing protein, with amino-acid sequence MTQLSQDHRLEEFETSSGTILEALDITDESWFQVIKNRSFRVPEYQRNYSWGDTQRDEFWSTLKRNFVDLGPLPSDLDEMDLSGLYMGAVYIAVPGPEDEQEKLDIVDGQQRFASFQLLIKALNDNILSLKEEARDQGKHDLVSELTEVEVKLEKGYSGTEPSVKLNSEDREFFAALAAYPENWYIDVRDFLVDQIDKHPDITGRNRPRAKTIEELAEAIQEPIQFNGDDNLTDDSAFEADKDGDEDAKLGKHVRFLNSHERMLEAYSEAYELIETLQDEETNGELAQRAYITMNFSSFVLHAIAVDRCLITEPNPDLRLDIFQSINDKGLALHDVDKIRARIKHRLVGSGSSGVMEEWRETLARFDGDKDDIKEMLKYFVAAKEDSVNKISEANNAVMQVFDRSTPERSNVTPLLTQDNAENLVTEVSTYSKYYDDLYQCEFNHFDRSIDDNNRKEVKRILNRVGKKIEAEQWQALGPFVYMMVDQGAPEDYDEEDIGNFLFEVFDAIEVLTLRQSISDHSGEAIEGVYVNAVQNFNNRSSDQFDATKIVLDIVEDASNQTEDLFEDGMIYHAVKNRNWTSSDLGRCILQRTTSRYLKEEDMGLEVRDYSDVDVEHILPQTPISDEAGRSASSSEPGKYAWLDYFFRVNETDEDSQIAQAIKVLKDQSISSLQASDVDSDDLGDEVNEDEILNIQEEVFKRFVDDIANLLILVNQDNQELGNKLLSKKLPVYWRDTYIKVIINDFFSNEENSPFIESEYVNLDTGDVDEIRGEDHLSDDIAEQVDRSWTYEVMFERKVDMVHQILKRLTFNLEPDSSGGDRDESVGVDKSEFDGLRDQIKAAVDDDRERRISRRNF
- a CDS encoding tyrosine-type recombinase/integrase, translating into MSTNPTDLEPIEPREAQELFLDHKASQYSVKTVQAHRYRTKPFVEWCDLNDIDNMNALTGRSIQRYRLWREDTGDLAKITLNQQMSTIRVFLKWAGSIEAVAANLYDKVMVPRVTPAEERRDETLSSEPASEILDHLSTFNYASLDHALFALLWETGMRLGGANSLDLGDLHLEEEAIEIVHRPDQGTHLKNGANGERPVAITSNLAEVLSQYIENIRIENTDDAGREPLFTSRYGRLSKTAMRRCVYRVTSPCFRGEPCPECAGTESEKCGEAVSPHAIRRGSITHALTKDVPVEVIGDRMNVSRDILDKHYDKRSEEVKLEQRRGYLENL
- a CDS encoding homing endonuclease associated repeat-containing protein — protein: MTPENARYQCDICGETFETPAKFGGHKNGHRIKIERDELIAEVQRLFDEIGRVPTSEDMDREGRYSPMTVRKRFGSWNAGLRAAGLTPVHYHELSRDDIIQEIQRVAAELGQVPTVADMSSEGQYSVDVAQSKFGSWNDALVAAGYKPNKIKQIPREDLLAEIRRLSDVLGHPPSTNDLKDRGKYSVRGYFREFDGWHDAVREAGFEPRGWPSGEDNPRWRGGRDNQYYGPNWNRLREKAIQRDDFICQTPECSTTRESHIERFGHDIHVHHIVPLASFERSCGSVDFQRANSLSNLVTVCTVHHIIWERIAPLRPDTRHL
- a CDS encoding DNA-binding protein, with protein sequence MNTNNAIRLEELVEQREPDDAVSEEPELRRSVEQEKQGKVDTNHPDAGRTGLTLAAEEKLAAREWEIERTHERWDSRQESSREGRSRQLAKAGSVERRQEFEHRRAGVDQWADPDRKDPRAELTQAELSTVNEQAARLTEEHGGMTRAAISRQLAERIADGMDVLDAVVEVIELIRDEAGVIVPIDQIENVDRSEVTVEGRVTQLWTPSSRAIRQVGLIEDESGRTKFTSWKKSAQPMVEEGERVRFRAAAKNWYQGRCSIALTGWSEVHFPERGQWWR